The genomic region CCAATCAATAATTCTAAAGCAAGAACTTCCCCCTATAAATCCCTTCTAATTACTACTTTCCGATTCAAACAGAGTTAGAACGCCGAAATATCAGCCCTTGGCAGAAAAAAACCTTGTCAATTCCGGTAATTTAAATGTGGGACTGCCTATAAATTCGCTACTCTACAACATTGAAATAGCAAGCATAAACTGTTTAGCCTTAAAACTTTCTATAAACGGGTGTGCGCTTGCTTTGACAACATTTACTCCTCTTTTTATACTTTGTTAATGGAACAGATAACTTTTGTCCCCAACTTTGCTGGGTTTtcattaaaactaatttaaatttcattattaaagTATCGGAAGATGAGAGCTATTTCCTATTTTCCACCCACCTACGTATATGAGCATTACACAAGCATTTCCTAGACACTGTTCCTTATCTACAGAATtacatgtgtgtgcatgtggtcataaaatacacaaaaacatCGCCTTCAATGATTTTCTCTACCTTCCTAGAACCTGTCCGCTCATAGACGaatgcatatatacatgtacttacatacaaactttcgtgatatatgtacatatataatgcaTTTTATAATCAGAGAAATTGCGACTTTATTGTTGTTCGTCAAATGCACCGGTTGACCGACGAATAAATGGCAACCAGCAGAATGTGGCAGTTAATTTTACAATTCTTATTTACATTCATCGTAAATTGGGCATTTATTAAAAAGTCAGCCAGTGGGAATGCAAGGTGCAGAGAAAAGTCTCTGTTGCAATATTCCCGGGGCTGCTTatgtaaacaaaagcaaattgcTGAAGTAtgtttattagaaatatttatgaatatacacacatatgtatataagtcgTTTGCGCTGTAACTGTAAGCATTTCCACGCGTGCtcttgaattattattatttttgcaaagtgGAAAGATACAATTTACTTAGGTTTGTATAGATAAGATAAACTGAAAGAGGCGAGAGCAGCGATATTAGCGCTACCGTCGGAGGACATTAGAAAATCACTTATGATAAGTTATCTATTAGGAAACCATTTTTGGCGGCATTTTGAGTGTTTTCAAACAAGTAACGTTTTTGTTTAACAATtagtaattatataataatctaATTATGTGCTTAACCCGGattgcaaataatgcattaaaaaataagtcaTTTTTTTATCccgaaaatcttaattaaaattaatttttaaattcaattagcgtaaacaaaacaatattaatttcaaataatgaaaaaaattcctaaaaatcgggttaagaatttatttattcccaagcttataataaaaaaaaaaaataataaaatcacaacATTGTTTAATAATTCGAACTCGATCTACCTTAggataaataaatgtataaatattaaaacgaaacgttattaaagttaaatataatACCTTGAAGACAAACTTACCATCCGTTACACAAATTCGgcaaatcatttaaatattattatcgaattcttcaaaaCTGTACAATTTTTGGTatcataatttttacataaactttttttcagaacTCATACGGCCGCCCGGATGAGGTTATCGCCGCAGAAACTTTAGCCAATCACATTCGTTGCAACAATTCGTTTGTGCAAGCGGTATTCCAAGCACAATTCCGTTCGTCTCTCACATGCCCACGCTGTAAAAAACAGTCAAACACATTCGATCCGTTCCATTGCATTTCGGTGCAGCTGCCGCAATTAATGCAGCAAACGATTTTCGTGACCGTAGTGTATTTGCAACGGGACCCGCGTCAAGTGAAGATCGGTATTAGTGTGCCTACTGGTTCGCCAATTGTCGCTCTACGCGAACAATTGCAGGCTGACACTGGCATTCTGGGCAAACACATGGTATTAGTTGACATCAGCAAAGAGGGTTTCACGCGCGTTTTCTACGACTCACAACCGGTGGCAACACTAAGTGGCATCGAATCCATTTACTGCATTGAAGTACCCGAAACAAAGGTCGTCGCATCAACAGCAGTAACAACGTCAGCAGCAAAATTGGACACTGAAAAAGGTGACACAAGTCGAAGCAGCAACCCCAATCCCAATCCAAGTACAGCGAAAAGTGCTACATCGACGGAGGTGAACAAAAACAGTTCGACAGGCAACACTGCCAATGCAACCACAAATGGTGCTAAGACCACTAACACTTCGTCTACTGCCAACACAACCAATGAACTACTCCTGTTAGTGGCAAATGTGCATAAACGTAAAACGGATCCTGAAATTAAAGAGACACCGAATGGCGATAACTCGCATACATATTCCGTGGAACGTTTCGGTATGCCGTTCAGCTTGTTAACAACGCGAGATTGCTCTTATGCTGATTTACAAAAGCGACTATTACGCGAAATGACGCCATTACTGAAACCTGAAGTTTTCTCGAGTGGAAAACAGAAGAGCGATTTGTTTCAGATACGTCTACAAGATCCGTCCGCTGATCCAGATACATATTTACAGAATGTTGAACATCCACTGCTAACAGAAATGATCGACCTGGCATTATCTGTGCTTTCATCAGAAGCTGGACCACCGCATATAAAGCTATTACTAGAGTGGACTGAGCCGGAAGAGTACTTTGTGGACCTCACTGATAAAGTGGTCGAAGATGAAAGTGTGGCACGTTTGCTCAATGTTGGAAAACTGAAAACCACAAAAGACACGTCAGTACTTACTTTAGAGCAATGCCTTGAGCACTACACCAAAGCGGAAACCCTGAGCGCCGAAGATGCTTGGCGTTGTCCACACTGTCAGCAATATTTGCCGGTTGTGAAGACACTCGGTCTGTGGTCGTTACCCGACATCTTGGTCGTGCATTTCAAACGATTCCGACAGCATCACGAAAAAGGTGCCAATGCAGCTAAACTAACCACTATGGTAAAATTCCCATTGAATGCATTCGATATGTCTCCACATTTGGTGCGTGGTGAGGAAGATGAGAATGGTCCGCGTACAACGCTTAGTGCTGCAGCTGCCATGGATAATGGACCGTTTTCTCGATCAAATCCATGGAAAAAATCTCGACCAGGAGATTCGCGATCCTCAACACTTAGTTCACGTGATAACCGAGAAACCCGTTATGATTTGTACGCTGTCTGCTATCATCAAGGGGACACTCTCGAAACGGGTCATTACACAGCCGCATGTAAGAATCCATACGACAGGCAATGGTACAAATTTGATGATCAACGGGTCTCTAAAGTACCGAACGCTTCAATCGAAGAGGAGATTATCAATAATGAGGCTTATATGTTATTTTATCAGCGTCGCGTCGGAGATGCAGCTGAATGCTCCGGCTCTAGTTCGAATTCGGGAGATCATTGGGTTTCTCGAATAGCACCACCACCGAATATGGCAGTTGTTGAAAAGATAAGTGCTGCGGAGGATAAAGTTATCGAAGAAGATATATCCGACGATCGAAAGAACATTGAGATCGCCACCACTGCTGTAATAGAGCCATTACCAGGAAGAACAGAAGAAAAACCAATTGACATACCTAAATTTAGTAAAGCTAAACTTGAAAATGACACCGTTGTCGAAGGTAATAAAGCTTTGATaacatatgcatttttttttctaatacacTTTATTTACAGTGAAAATAGAAACATCCCCGATGGTTGtgaacaatgaaaatatttcggTCGATATCGAAACTCTAGAATTTGCTGATTCAGAATCCGTTGCCCCCGGCGACGATAGCATCGCTGTGAAAACAAATGCAGTCAGCGCATTGAAAGCACTGAATGCACTAACACCAAATAAAATAGTAGAAAAGCAGAACAGTGTTGGCGAAACTCAGATCTTTACTATGGATGAAGACTGTCAAATTGAGGAAAGCCAATCAATGGAAACGGCAGTACCC from Bactrocera tryoni isolate S06 chromosome 3, CSIRO_BtryS06_freeze2, whole genome shotgun sequence harbors:
- the LOC120770119 gene encoding ubiquitin carboxyl-terminal hydrolase 43 isoform X2, whose product is MVTKEETPGKVGATPASTNVPADNRNSNITNDAQQQQQHQHVQLPKASAAPQVIIVPVSQPTSAANNAAKKIRRAFSMPRNPFRWSRKFKTSNSAADNASSAGGSNSAISSCVGGGRGRAGSIVSLSSYEAICKDTNGGNGNGGVVSGSRDSNASGSIKRDAVGKVSDQKIVNGKPVSGGNESNNNNAATNTNRILRRSSFRKFLNRIAQHVSTSINVGANKSAAVCISTTADRVPPIGSYQWPADQTPGVMGLKNHGNTCFMNAVLQCLSHTDILAEYFVLDQYKADLKRRNKINSRKFGTKGELTEQLANVLKALWTCKNESDHSTSFKAVVDRYGSQFRSSTQHDAQEFLFWLLDKVHEDLNTATKRRYKSNSYGRPDEVIAAETLANHIRCNNSFVQAVFQAQFRSSLTCPRCKKQSNTFDPFHCISVQLPQLMQQTIFVTVVYLQRDPRQVKIGISVPTGSPIVALREQLQADTGILGKHMVLVDISKEGFTRVFYDSQPVATLSGIESIYCIEVPETKVVASTAVTTSAAKLDTEKGDTSRSSNPNPNPSTAKSATSTEVNKNSSTGNTANATTNGAKTTNTSSTANTTNELLLLVANVHKRKTDPEIKETPNGDNSHTYSVERFGMPFSLLTTRDCSYADLQKRLLREMTPLLKPEVFSSGKQKSDLFQIRLQDPSADPDTYLQNVEHPLLTEMIDLALSVLSSEAGPPHIKLLLEWTEPEEYFVDLTDKVVEDESVARLLNVGKLKTTKDTSVLTLEQCLEHYTKAETLSAEDAWRCPHCQQYLPVVKTLGLWSLPDILVVHFKRFRQHHEKGANAAKLTTMVKFPLNAFDMSPHLVRGEEDENGPRTTLSAAAAMDNGPFSRSNPWKKSRPGDSRSSTLSSRDNRETRYDLYAVCYHQGDTLETGHYTAACKNPYDRQWYKFDDQRVSKVPNASIEEEIINNEAYMLFYQRRVGDAAECSGSSSNSGDHWVSRIAPPPNMAVVEKISAAEDKVIEEDISDDRKNIEIATTAVIEPLPGRTEEKPIDIPKFSKAKLENDTVVEVKIETSPMVVNNENISVDIETLEFADSESVAPGDDSIAVKTNAVSALKALNALTPNKIVEKQNSVGETQIFTMDEDCQIEESQSMETAVPSTHTATTEIKSQKSPLTVLKAVADAKTEPAVSSTGPNKPTINTTAKVLTNGYATDDYKSPNQKLNITQPIVNGKPKSPATSISATTPIPAGMNGSRVRNSSTSSSSSSLSSHSSPHSLAVSIHGASTLQSKFNGFTTTSATASSNYKEVLLSSSLKSNSSSIISAAVAAHTAHEFHLTRHQPWNGSRSSVSALESGTQTNNHQHMHGLNLRHSFSTSSNCKLRECSETLSSMLRNSSNTCSKDTLIFIDQQNHHHHHHSLIEDDDDSFMGSRSLWISPVTPHKLITVSPKN
- the LOC120770119 gene encoding ubiquitin carboxyl-terminal hydrolase 43 isoform X1; the encoded protein is MVTKEETPGKVGATPASTNVPADNRNSNITNDAQQQQQHQHVQLPKASAAPQVIIVPVSQPTSAANNAAKKIRRAFSMPRNPFRWSRKFKTSNSAADNASSAGGSNSAISSCVGGGRGRAGSIVSLSSYEAICKDTNGGNGNGGVVSGSRDSNASGSIKRDAVGKVSDQKIVNGKPVSGGNESNNNNAATNTNRILRRSSFRKFLNRIAQHVSTSINVGANKSAAVCISTTADRVPPIGSYQWPADQTPGVMGLKNHGNTCFMNAVLQCLSHTDILAEYFVLDQYKADLKRRNKINSRKFGTKGELTEQLANVLKALWTCKNESDHSTSFKAVVDRYGSQFRSSTQHDAQEFLFWLLDKVHEDLNTATKRRYKSVKNSYGRPDEVIAAETLANHIRCNNSFVQAVFQAQFRSSLTCPRCKKQSNTFDPFHCISVQLPQLMQQTIFVTVVYLQRDPRQVKIGISVPTGSPIVALREQLQADTGILGKHMVLVDISKEGFTRVFYDSQPVATLSGIESIYCIEVPETKVVASTAVTTSAAKLDTEKGDTSRSSNPNPNPSTAKSATSTEVNKNSSTGNTANATTNGAKTTNTSSTANTTNELLLLVANVHKRKTDPEIKETPNGDNSHTYSVERFGMPFSLLTTRDCSYADLQKRLLREMTPLLKPEVFSSGKQKSDLFQIRLQDPSADPDTYLQNVEHPLLTEMIDLALSVLSSEAGPPHIKLLLEWTEPEEYFVDLTDKVVEDESVARLLNVGKLKTTKDTSVLTLEQCLEHYTKAETLSAEDAWRCPHCQQYLPVVKTLGLWSLPDILVVHFKRFRQHHEKGANAAKLTTMVKFPLNAFDMSPHLVRGEEDENGPRTTLSAAAAMDNGPFSRSNPWKKSRPGDSRSSTLSSRDNRETRYDLYAVCYHQGDTLETGHYTAACKNPYDRQWYKFDDQRVSKVPNASIEEEIINNEAYMLFYQRRVGDAAECSGSSSNSGDHWVSRIAPPPNMAVVEKISAAEDKVIEEDISDDRKNIEIATTAVIEPLPGRTEEKPIDIPKFSKAKLENDTVVEVKIETSPMVVNNENISVDIETLEFADSESVAPGDDSIAVKTNAVSALKALNALTPNKIVEKQNSVGETQIFTMDEDCQIEESQSMETAVPSTHTATTEIKSQKSPLTVLKAVADAKTEPAVSSTGPNKPTINTTAKVLTNGYATDDYKSPNQKLNITQPIVNGKPKSPATSISATTPIPAGMNGSRVRNSSTSSSSSSLSSHSSPHSLAVSIHGASTLQSKFNGFTTTSATASSNYKEVLLSSSLKSNSSSIISAAVAAHTAHEFHLTRHQPWNGSRSSVSALESGTQTNNHQHMHGLNLRHSFSTSSNCKLRECSETLSSMLRNSSNTCSKDTLIFIDQQNHHHHHHSLIEDDDDSFMGSRSLWISPVTPHKLITVSPKN